The Peromyscus maniculatus bairdii isolate BWxNUB_F1_BW_parent chromosome 15, HU_Pman_BW_mat_3.1, whole genome shotgun sequence DNA segment AGGGTTGCTGATGCTATTTAGAGTGAATGAGGCTGTAAACTGAGTCAGCAGTGTTGTTTTATGAAGTTgatagagatggagagatgatatacacacatacaatcatatatatatatatatatatgtatatatatgtattccttCTGTGGTACTGAGTATTAAACCCAGAGCTCCTTGCATTCTGAGTGTGTGTTGTGTAGCTGATCAGTAACTCTACCCACCCCCCCTTCTTCCCACACAATTCAACAATCCAGAAGCTATTATGGAAAACAAGAGTTTTGGTAACTAGGTCTGCTAATTTAAAAGCAGAGGTCTGAggtgggaatatagctcagtggtagagcagctGCCTAGTACACACCCAGCCCTGGGTGTCCCAGCCTCAAACCCACACCGGACTAGAACAAAGCAATGTAGAAGAgctgacatttttgtttgtttggtttggtttttgagtttgtttgtttttttaagtaaatattttgatGCCTCATTAGTCAGGTCATTTTTACCCAAAGGGGAAGGGTATTGATGTTTGAGGAGCACTTGCTTTTTTCTGGCTGGTGTTGGATGTGTCATACACTTTTGGTCTGTTTGTTCTTCATGGCACATTTAGGCGTAGAGTACACTGCAGCCGTTCATCATTACAGCCGTTCGTCTGTCTGGGGAAAGGGCATGCAGGGGACTAAGAGCAGTGTCGGTAATTAAGTAGATGGGAGGGTTGGAATTGCAGTTGGAGAGCTGGATTATGGTTTGTTCTCTTCCAAAGAAGTAACGTGTGCACGTctgtgtctttcatttcttttgtagTGGAAAGTTGGTGATAAATGTTCTGCCATTTGGTCAGAAGATGGCTGTGTTTACCCAGCTACCATTGCTTCCATTGATTTTAAGAGAGAAACCTGTGTTGTGGTTTATACTGGATATGGAAACAGAGAGGAGCAAAATCTGTCTGATCTCCTTTCCCCAACCTGTGAAGTAGCTAATCATGCAGAAcagagcactcaggaggtaaggtGATGAACATGTCCGTTCCTGAAGGCGGGGACTAACTACATTAAAAGCATTATAACCAGTTGTCACTTGACCCACTGAGGCATTATATAACAGTTCATTCTCCCTATTCTCTTCTCATTGTCTTTTTACTGGGGCCATAcaaatgctgggcaagtgctctgcctctgcatagcaaaaatgtttatttttctttataaagaatgAAAGTCAAGCTTCAACAGACGACAGTGAAAACTCCTCCAGATCCCTCGGAAGTAAACCACACAGCAAGTCCAAAGCTGCTCCATGGAACTCGTTTCTCCCTCCACCACCCCCAATGCCAGGGTCAGGATTGGGACCAGGAAAGGTAAGCGTTCTGTTCAGAAAATTAGTTATGAAGGAAGTAATTTCCACTGGGACCCTTGCTCTTCTTTTAAGTAATTTATAGCTTTCCCATGAAATTGTACTCTTCCCAGGCCAGAATTCATAAAAAGGAAATGCAAGAGTGAAGTAAAGAGTTGGGGGTTATTAGCTCTCCAGGGGGTAGTAGACTAATAACTAGtacactttcctttttaaaaaccttgTTATCAcatttgtgtagtgtgtgtgtgtgtgtgtgtgtgtgtgtgtgtgtgtgtgtgtatttgcacacaTGCTACTGTGGAAGTCGGAAGTCAACTTGCAGGTATAGGCTCTCTCTCAccttccgccatgtgggtcctggggtagAACTGGGCTCATCAGCCCTGGCAGCAAGCCCCTTCTGTTCCTGAGCATCTCCCAGCCCTGGTGTACTTTCCTAAGGTAGAAACTGACTGCTCTGTCGTTGCCTGATGGCTGTTGTTCGGAGTCACCTGTAATAGATATGTGGGAGAAGAGTCCTGTAATGTGGGCACGATCTCAGGCAGCTCCCAgtgttggttgttgtttgttcttgttttgttttctgggattttgtttggttattgttgttgctgctgttgttattgttttgatacCTGGTCTCAtgaagctgaagatgaccttaaatGTTAGATCCATGTGCCTCCACCTGCTAAATGCTGTGAGATCATAGGCATGTGCCAGCCACTACATCTGGTTTGTCCCAGATGATACTGTAGTGTTAAAATGTTAACACTTTTATGGCTGTTTTGGTTGTAAATAGTAAAAGTccactttaaaaagaattttattataGCCTAGGTTATGGCTAGAACCTTCACTAGCTAGTTCTTTGGTACCAAGCAGCTGTATTTTTCCTCAGAGAGTATGCTATTTAAataattcatgtgtgtgtgttcttaggtgtttgtatgtgtgcatgttatgTGTGTTGACTTGTGCATGCGGTGGCCAGAACTCTACACTGAGcatctttctcaatcactcttcaCCCTTTTTCCAGGACAGAGTATGTCAGTGAGCTTGGCACTTGCTGATTCAGCAGAATGGCTGCCACAGAGCCGCagggatcctgtctctgcctccccagtgctgggattctagatgTGTGCTGCCTTGTCTGGTTTTGCCCTGTTGGTGCTGAGGGCCCAcactcagatcttcatgtttgTGGGGCATGTCCTCTCCCAACTGAACGTCTCTCTACCCCtagataataatttttaaaaatcacatatgACTCAACACTTTCCTTAAGATTCTCTGAGAGATGAGCATAGTGACCTGCCTGTCAgctctcagcactggagaggctggaggagaggATTACTGAGTTtggaaccagcctgggctatgtagtgatgcagatttaaagaaaagaaggaaagacaagacAAAATTAGAgcccaaaatgaaaacaagggaCAGAGAGCAGTTGAGTGAGTGACGGCATCTGCTGCAGGCCTGCTAACCTGAGCTCGACTCCCTGGAGCCTcttggtggaaggggagaagctGGTTGCAAAGGTCATCAAGTTCCATGTGAACACCATGGCACGTGCTCActcgtgcacgcacacacagcgaaataaattgttttagaaaatgtaaaaaacaacaaaagattttCTATGGTAATTTTCTAATTGAAGGTTATTTTGTAGTAGAGTTTCTTGAATCTTAATATATACCTTGTCTTTTGGGTATACACAATGTACTTTAAATTAGCTTATATAAGTAGACCtccagaacttttttttaaacagctttttaaaaattacccatctatctatctatctatatttatttaatgtgcactggtgttttgtctgtctgtgtgtctgtgtgaggtgtcaggtcccctggaattggagttatagacagttgtgagctgccatgtgggtgctgggaaataaacctgggtcctctggaagagcagtcagtgctcataactgctgagccatctctccagcccccctccctttttttctatttatttatttgggtgggtgctgtgtacatgtggaggttagaggacaacttgtgggagttggttctctccctccaggtGGGTCCTGGGAGTCAGACTCAGGCTGTCAGACTGGGTGGGGAGCACCTTtgatctgctgagccattttgtggACCTACTAATAGGATGGCTGCAAAAAGATGATGTGATAGTGGGGATTAAATCATCTTGGTAAATACTTGTCTCTGATTTGTTAGGCAGTTACAGATCTTTACTGTGACTTCACTTACTAAATGtttagagaaaagaaatggaaaataccTAGAGGCTACCATTTAGTTAAgagttactttctttttaattatgtgtatgtatgtgtgcatgtctgtgtgtgggtttgtgtgtgtgtgtgtgaatacaggtGATTTTAACTGCTGTACCATCTCTCCATGtcctatttttattactttggttTTGAATACTCTTCCTTTCAGTGAAGGaagaaattttcctttaaaatattaatttccttTGAAATATTCTTTATAGCCAGGCCTGAGATTCAATGGCCCAccgccacctcctcctccccccttcctgcCATGTTGGATGCCTCCGTTCCCTTCAGGACCACCAGTAAGTACAGAAGACATGCACAGCTTTTACAGACAGTTTGGAAGTCCGCAGATTCAGGAAATCGGAGTAGTTAAGGGTAGATTCTAACAGGTAAAAATTGACACCTCAGATTTTTGTTCTGAAGACCCTTCTGTCACCCAGAGCCAGTGTTTTCCCTGTCTCGTCTCCATGCTCAGTTGTGTTTCTTTCCTGCAGTAGTTGGTATCCAATCTGAGGTGGTGGCTTCTGTTAGAAAGGACTGTGCTTCATGATACAGAAGAGATTGTGTGCCCTCCTGGAGTACCTGGATGCTAGCTTCTGGTCCTACCATTTATCATTGCCCTgtgcttattttgttgttgttgttgttgtttttgttttgttttgtttttatcctaATGGCGTTTTTCCccccttggttttggtttttgtctttgtggtttttgggatttttttttgttttgttttttggtgttttgttttttgtttgtttgtttgtttgtttgtttgttttttgagatatagTTTCTCAGTgtaatagcccaggctgtcctggaacctgcctTGAACtagcagagatctgcttgcctctgcctccctagtgctagaattaaagacatgcatcaccaccaaCTGGCCCTAatggaaaggttttttttgttgttgttgttgtttatttggtgttttgttttgttttgttttgttttgttttgttttcggaGCAGAGGACCGAAGCCAGGGCCATGTGCTTCTAGACAaacgctctgccactgagctaaatccccaacccctttaaTGGACTTTtaatggtagattttttttagaTACTAATAGTGGTTAAAAGGATGCTTTTGGGCAGACTGTATTTGGGTGGGATTTGGGCAGATGTCTTACCTCAAATCGTTCTTTACAGTGACCTtaaaaatgctgtgtgtgtgtgtgtgtgtgtgtgtgtgtcgtttGTGAAAAACTAAGTCTCTTATGTTTTGTCTCATGTATAGCTTCATAGTGGAACAAAAATAGTCTAACCATATTAATTATTAAATGTGAACTATTTCTGCTCTTTGTTAAGTTTGTTGATCTTTTATTATTATGGCTTGCTTTCTTCCAGTGCtagattttcttaaaaattaaatagaagtCATCTCATGGGGTATAGGAATGGGTACAATTAATATCTACTAGTATCTATATAAAATGAATCCCTGGATTTCAATATTTTCCTAattgtatttttccatttctagataatccctccaccccctcccataTCTCCAGATTGTCTGGATGACACTGATGCCCTGGGAAGTATGTTGATCTCATGGTACATGAGTGGCTACCATACTGGCTATTACATGGTAAGGATTCCCTGGGAATCTCTTGATGTGCATGCTCTTTGCAGTTGTACGACCTTTGTCCCTAGAATGTTAATGGGCTCTGTGGGCTTCCTGGGAAACAAACCATTCCGCTACATCTCATGGCTGTTTGGATGTCAATTCAGACACACATGGATAATTGTAGACGGCATttaagtgggaaggaagggcaCTGGGGCCAGTCTGACCAGGACAACAGTCAATCTTTGAGGACTTagttttctcttaaactctagcACTTTCTCTTTAGTGAGTTctttggtttgttcctttgtttgtgGGGGGCGGGGTTACAGACTGTAGGACCTGAGGTGAGTGCTGTCCCCTGAGCTACACCCTCCgcttgagtgagtgagtgagtgaggtcaCGTCATTGGTCAGGAGATTCACTGGCAGTGAGGGAAGAAAAAGTGAACTCCAGCTTAGTATTTTACTTTGTGATTGtcactttgtttctgttgttcggggttggtttatttgtttgtttgtttgtttgtttgcagggGTGCAGggtcccactctgtagcccaggtttcTCTGAATCACCATAGCCCAGGCCGCCCTCCAAACtgcagcaatcttcctgccttaacttcccaggtgctgggtaCAGGGGTGCCACCGTGCCCAGCGTGGCTCAGTCACCTTAAAGCATATCGGAATGCTGTAGActgctttttaaaatgcacaCTTATTTTCTGAtggcattttattaaataaaattagtacGATATATCACATGAAACAGACTACTTATTTGGTTGTTCTTTAGTGCTGGGGAGCAGACCCAGAGCCTTGCATGTCAGGCAGATGCTGCAGCCCCGGCTGTGTCCTCAGTCTCCTGGCTTTGTGGCAGGGTCTTACCGTGTAGTTTAGACCTGCACTGGCCCGGCTGCCCTGAAGTCAACATCCTCTTGCCCGTCTCCTAAACGCTGGTCTTGTCAAGTGTGCGTCGCTAAGTTGGGCTcgagggctttttgttttgttttgttttgttttgttttgttttttaagcagaccagattagctttgaactcacagagatccccctgcctctgtcttctgagtgctggcattaaaggcatgggtTACCACCCCCAGCAGGAGGCAGGGTTTACTGCAGCCCATGCTGGCTTTAGACTCCTGTGAAACTGAAGACGGCCTTGGACTGCTGATCTCCTTTCTTgtacccaccccatccccccaccctgccccacccacGCTTGCTATCATGCTTGGCTTGAACTGTTGATTCACATTTATCTAGTGTGTGTCCTGttcttttaacttttcatttgctCTCTTTACAGGGTTTCagacaaaataagaaagaaggaaagcgcTCACATACAAATTAAACAGTAAGTCTGTTATTGTAAGAACTAATCTTACCTTTGCATAACTTTCATAGTTTGTGGAAAATGAGTGTTTTGAACATTTAAAAGTTGAAATGTCAAAAAGTTTATATAAAACTATactgaagacattttattttttaaaagtgtgcgTGTACGCgtgcgtgtgcacgtgcacgtgcgcgcgtgtgtgtgtgtgtgtgtgtgtgtgtgtgtgtgtgtgtgtgtgtgtgtgtagccagagGATaatgttgaatcccctggagcttgagttgcATGTAGTTGTCAGCTCCGTGACATGGTGCCGGGAACTGACCTAAGGTCCTGtagaagagtagcaagtgctcttaactgctgagccctctccccagccccactaaAGACTGCCAAAAATTAGATTAAATATTGAACTATCCCCACTTAATCGAATTTTCATGATGTCAAAGTGTCATCTCCCAAATATCTGATTGGTGGTTGGTTTGGTTATGTGGGCAAAACATGCTTTATGAGAAAAGATTCTGAGCCTGGCCTTCAACTCCATGTTGTCCTGCCTTGGTCTCAGAGTGCGAGGATTATGGATACGCCGTATCACACCTGGTTTAGAATCTGGTTTAGGGTGTGAGGATAATTGCAGTGCCattggccactggccagtcaggctTGCTGCTTTGGGGGGTTTGGGGGgcactagggattgaacctggggcctcccCCATGCAGGGAGCAAACATTCTGCCACTGCGCCAGCCGTATCACCAGTCCCACGTGCATTTTAAGTTAAACTGTTTTGTGTGCCTGGaggttttgcctacatgtgtgtttatgtactatgtgcatgcctgatgccctcaaggctagaagagggcactggatcccatgAACCTGGAGTTATATATAGGTGGTTATAAGTTGCCTGGGTCTTCTaacaagaacagtaagtgctagtaaccactaagccatctctccaggacccccacacacacttggaTAAACGATGCAGTGTGCAATACACTGCATCATctcttgtcttagtcactgttctggtgctgtgaagggacaccatgaccaaggtaactcctATAAAGAAAGCGTTGACCTGGGGGCTTGCTCActgttttagagggttagtctgtgatcatcatggcaggaagccgACAGGCATGGCCCCGGAATGGTGGCTGTTTATATAGAGTTCTTCTTGTAACTTTCTAGAGGACctaatattatatttttagttCCCTTTTTAACTCTAGAGACACCTAAAATTATACTTCTGAGTGGCTAATTTTTAGTTTTACTGTATTGAAAAAATACTCATTAGACTGTAGCagtcactactttttttttttttttaaagatttatttatttattatgtatacaaaagagggcgccagatctcattacagatggttgtgagccaccatgtggttgctgggaattgaactcaggacctctggaagagcagtcggtgctcttaacctctgagccatctctccagccccccagtcaCTACTTTTTAATGAAAAGCTTAACACATGATTTGATAATTTGTAGTATGTTTTAAATTCTAGTAGAACAGATCAATACTAGCattccttaatttttaaagttactatTATGTTTATAttagcatatttttattttttgcattcaGTATGCAAATAAGATTTAGGGGCTGACAAGATGCTCTagaggggggctagagagatggctcagaggttaagagccctcctgctcttccagaggtcctgagttcaattcccagcacccacatggtggctcacaactatgtgtaatgtgatctggtgccctcttctggcctgcaggaggaacactgtgtatataataaagaaataagtc contains these protein-coding regions:
- the Smn1 gene encoding survival motor neuron protein isoform X2; protein product: MAMGSGGAGSEQEDAVLFRRGTGQHALKNGDVCETSDKPKGTARRKPAKKNKNQKKSATPPLKQWKVGDKCSAIWSEDGCVYPATIASIDFKRETCVVVYTGYGNREEQNLSDLLSPTCEVANHAEQSTQENESQASTDDSENSSRSLGSKPHSKSKAAPWNSFLPPPPPMPGSGLGPGKPGLRFNGPPPPPPPPFLPCWMPPFPSGPPIIPPPPPISPDCLDDTDALGSMLISWYMSGYHTGYYMGFRQNKKEGKRSHTN
- the Smn1 gene encoding survival motor neuron protein isoform X1, translated to MAMGSGGAGSEQEDAVLFRRGTGQSDDSDIWDDTALIKAYDKAVASFKHALKNGDVCETSDKPKGTARRKPAKKNKNQKKSATPPLKQWKVGDKCSAIWSEDGCVYPATIASIDFKRETCVVVYTGYGNREEQNLSDLLSPTCEVANHAEQSTQENESQASTDDSENSSRSLGSKPHSKSKAAPWNSFLPPPPPMPGSGLGPGKPGLRFNGPPPPPPPPFLPCWMPPFPSGPPIIPPPPPISPDCLDDTDALGSMLISWYMSGYHTGYYMGFRQNKKEGKRSHTN